The following are encoded together in the Pedobacter steynii genome:
- a CDS encoding RagB/SusD family nutrient uptake outer membrane protein, translated as MLKYYSNRIFFYTLCCGMMFLSSCSKELDLLPSDSFDDSRAFNTVEDLNGGLIGVYASLGTEVISNVSLTSDECNLPKENSTGRGIGTYRWQYDGSSGTITAGWGSNYTSIDMVNRALNQVDKVKTRPAEENLKKQYKGEMLALRAYCHFELLRNFASVYESNGMGVPYMEISQVSRPSRLSFGATIEKIKADLLAAKTLIPASFDDRTRITLIAVSAIQARVALYEKNWDDALKYSTEVIDAAPLANRGTFPLIWKDKAEDEVIWKLKRVSGDSRLGDFYYDTDDVVLYAPAFELINTYDQVNDIRYAAYIKFDDTRGVGTSNYSVNKYLEGSTGRTNLCDVKLYRTGEMYLIRAEAYAGKQNLPLAGKDLNTLRATRITGYTDIVFSDQVSLKNAIVQERYKELAFEGHRFFDLRRNGLPVTREPADAINALGSVTLTSANKQYAYPVPNAEIRANSNVNQNPLY; from the coding sequence ATGTTAAAATATTATAGCAACCGAATTTTCTTTTACACATTATGCTGTGGCATGATGTTCCTTAGCTCCTGCAGTAAAGAGCTGGATTTACTGCCTTCAGATAGCTTTGATGACAGCAGGGCTTTTAATACTGTTGAAGACCTGAACGGCGGATTGATCGGGGTTTACGCCTCTTTAGGTACAGAGGTCATCAGCAATGTTTCTCTTACTTCTGATGAATGTAACCTGCCAAAAGAAAATTCTACCGGGCGTGGGATAGGTACTTACCGTTGGCAATATGATGGTTCTAGTGGTACCATTACTGCCGGATGGGGGAGTAATTATACCAGCATTGATATGGTAAACAGGGCTTTAAATCAGGTGGATAAGGTGAAAACCAGACCTGCTGAGGAAAACCTTAAAAAGCAATATAAAGGGGAGATGCTGGCATTAAGAGCCTATTGCCATTTTGAACTCCTCAGAAATTTTGCTTCTGTTTATGAAAGCAATGGAATGGGCGTTCCTTATATGGAAATATCTCAGGTATCTCGTCCTTCCAGATTAAGTTTCGGGGCCACGATAGAAAAAATAAAAGCCGATCTGCTGGCTGCTAAAACACTCATTCCTGCTTCATTTGATGATCGTACGAGAATTACATTGATTGCTGTATCTGCGATTCAGGCAAGGGTCGCTTTGTATGAAAAAAACTGGGATGATGCCTTGAAATACAGTACGGAGGTGATTGATGCTGCACCGCTTGCCAACCGGGGTACATTCCCTTTAATCTGGAAAGATAAGGCAGAGGATGAAGTGATCTGGAAACTGAAGAGAGTAAGTGGCGATAGCCGTCTGGGAGATTTTTATTACGATACTGATGATGTGGTACTTTATGCCCCTGCATTTGAGCTGATCAATACTTACGATCAGGTAAATGATATCAGGTATGCGGCTTACATTAAATTTGATGATACCAGAGGTGTTGGTACTTCAAATTATAGTGTGAACAAGTATCTTGAGGGAAGTACAGGCAGAACAAATCTTTGTGATGTGAAACTGTACAGAACAGGAGAAATGTACCTGATCAGGGCGGAAGCTTATGCCGGGAAGCAAAACCTGCCCTTGGCGGGGAAGGACCTCAATACCCTTCGCGCGACAAGAATTACAGGATATACGGATATTGTTTTTTCAGATCAGGTATCGTTAAAAAATGCGATTGTACAGGAAAGGTATAAGGAACTTGCTTTTGAAGGCCACAGATTTTTCGATCTGCGCAGAAATGGATTGCCGGTAACAAGAGAGCCGGCAGATGCAATAAATGCTTTAGGTTCAGTAACTTTAACTTCAGCAAACAAACAATATGCCTATCCTGTACCGAATGCAGAGATCAGGGCAAATTCGAATGTGAACCAAAACCCATTATATTAA